A genomic stretch from Phycisphaerae bacterium includes:
- a CDS encoding dockerin type I repeat-containing protein: MNYGLDMTVSAARRQLRGELIAAGFAVLTVIVPARALADTGFLFASPSDDRWHYPFNPLPGTRSVGSTFGTVGDRDFFGNQRFNERDGVLIFGWRTDAQIPTGQGSANYRIKSIKITLKHLANADWPIDTTSDEWYTYDVNADGQINADGIPRGQPGDTDGESDDLDAGRPFELFGAGFNPDGEFFDEATWTETSFFEGWNQEPFVVARNPYPFVYQAGTLEKLHCEDNVSGLHNTDFGVTRFTPIPWAVGVPNNYTPGNQPTPFDVEFDIDLSLSCDEVRRYFQDQLDRGRILVIVTSLSETFMQAGTGFPQFYLNTGVPGQNPYPARLEIVLSDVEPGDIDGDGNVDSADVAAFVSVLLDPDAALAAYRERCDFNGDQTANGADIASFVTTYLGGC; this comes from the coding sequence GTGAACTATGGACTCGACATGACGGTCAGTGCGGCACGGCGACAGTTGCGCGGCGAACTCATCGCTGCGGGATTCGCAGTCTTGACGGTCATTGTGCCGGCACGGGCACTGGCCGATACCGGATTTCTGTTCGCATCGCCATCGGATGACCGATGGCATTACCCTTTCAATCCGCTGCCGGGCACGCGCAGCGTGGGCTCGACGTTCGGCACGGTCGGCGATCGGGACTTTTTCGGAAATCAGCGATTCAACGAACGCGACGGCGTTTTGATTTTCGGCTGGCGTACCGATGCTCAGATTCCGACCGGCCAGGGGTCCGCGAACTATCGCATCAAGTCGATCAAGATCACGCTCAAGCACCTCGCAAACGCGGATTGGCCAATCGATACCACATCGGACGAATGGTACACCTACGACGTCAATGCCGACGGCCAGATCAACGCGGACGGCATTCCGCGAGGGCAGCCAGGCGACACCGATGGTGAGAGCGATGATCTGGATGCAGGACGCCCGTTCGAATTGTTCGGCGCGGGTTTCAATCCTGACGGGGAGTTTTTCGATGAAGCGACGTGGACCGAAACGTCATTCTTCGAAGGGTGGAATCAGGAACCGTTCGTCGTGGCGAGAAATCCGTACCCCTTCGTCTATCAGGCCGGAACGCTTGAGAAACTTCACTGCGAGGACAACGTTTCGGGGCTTCATAACACGGATTTCGGTGTTACGCGCTTCACGCCGATCCCGTGGGCCGTTGGCGTCCCCAACAATTACACACCGGGTAATCAGCCGACGCCGTTCGATGTGGAATTCGACATCGATCTGTCATTGAGTTGCGACGAGGTGCGGCGCTACTTTCAGGATCAGCTCGATCGCGGTCGAATTCTTGTGATCGTGACTTCTCTGAGCGAGACGTTTATGCAGGCGGGCACGGGTTTTCCGCAATTTTATCTGAACACAGGCGTGCCTGGGCAGAACCCATATCCTGCTCGGCTCGAAATCGTGCTTTCAGACGTTGAACCGGGTGATATCGACGGTGACGGCAATGTCGATTCGGCCGATGTCGCCGCCTTCGTGTCGGTCCTGCTCGACCCTGATGCCGCGCTGGCGGCATATCGCGAGCGGTGTGATTTCAACGGCGATCAGACAGCGAACGGCGCAGACATTGCATCGTTCGTCACGACTTATCTTGGCGGGTGTTGA
- a CDS encoding PEP-CTERM sorting domain-containing protein (PEP-CTERM proteins occur, often in large numbers, in the proteomes of bacteria that also encode an exosortase, a predicted intramembrane cysteine proteinase. The presence of a PEP-CTERM domain at a protein's C-terminus predicts cleavage within the sorting domain, followed by covalent anchoring to some some component of the (usually Gram-negative) cell surface. Many PEP-CTERM proteins exhibit an unusual sequence composition that includes large numbers of potential glycosylation sites. Expression of one such protein has been shown restore the ability of a bacterium to form floc, a type of biofilm.), with amino-acid sequence MTLQRIGFFGISCAFAMAARTAVSSAALVPFTENFTADSANWRMADQVTPLAWSPNGGPGGSSFASGNFSFANNLAGTDQSILRGHNSFGASGGAFVGNWLTDGVTDFSFWFRHDAPVPVQVFSRYAKPFSAGAVSFDVTPVQPNTWTKLTFNLSFGSSTLVLEGFPNLATYNNVFSDVQDLQIGIRTPAGIAQTTPSYRFDIDQVSILPEPASAFLCCTALAALLTRRRRRNG; translated from the coding sequence ATGACACTGCAACGAATCGGATTCTTCGGCATTTCGTGCGCGTTTGCGATGGCGGCGCGGACCGCAGTCAGCTCAGCCGCACTGGTGCCGTTCACTGAAAATTTCACAGCGGATTCTGCCAACTGGCGGATGGCAGATCAGGTGACGCCGTTGGCATGGAGCCCGAATGGCGGTCCAGGCGGCAGCAGCTTCGCTTCCGGCAATTTCAGCTTCGCCAACAATCTCGCGGGCACGGATCAATCGATTCTTCGCGGTCACAATTCGTTCGGCGCGAGCGGCGGCGCATTCGTCGGCAACTGGTTGACCGACGGCGTGACGGATTTTTCGTTCTGGTTCAGGCACGATGCGCCTGTGCCGGTTCAGGTTTTCAGCCGCTATGCAAAGCCGTTTTCTGCCGGTGCGGTGTCATTCGACGTGACGCCGGTTCAGCCGAATACGTGGACCAAACTCACATTCAATCTGTCGTTCGGCAGCTCAACACTTGTGCTGGAGGGCTTCCCGAATCTCGCGACCTACAACAACGTGTTCAGCGATGTGCAGGATTTGCAGATCGGCATCCGCACACCGGCCGGCATTGCGCAGACGACTCCGTCGTATCGATTTGACATCGATCAGGTGTCCATTCTGCCTGAACCGGCGAGCGCCTTTCTGTGCTGCACCGCTTTGGCGGCGCTTCTAACAAGGCGCCGCCGACGCAACGGATGA
- a CDS encoding activator of (R)-2-hydroxyglutaryl-CoA dehydratase, producing MKEAGLTVCDVRHFKRPVERPFTRQERGTTTIWVGGLTMRHDNLVKAGLEGLGYKVDLIPTPRKADFQAGKEYGNNGQCNPTYFTVGALVNHLKRMRDDQHISVEDILNDHVFITAGACGPCRFGMYEAEYRLALRNSGFDGFRVLLFQQQGGLNQDTVEAGLDFNLNFFLSLLNAVFMGDILNEVAYQIRPYEIVSGQTNRVFERCVALCQEALRKKNYDEINGGALAAILSKMVPAVKDGEDAGKFLDQLKGTYYAEVFEQCRKMINEEIEVDFTRNRPIVKITGEFWAQTTEGDGNFNMFPFLEEQGAEVLVEPVATWICYMLHQAGLKAGDRKAMREDGSTIPAWAVGERLAAEFSHRKKLFTLNLAEKIIIREYNRLREAVGGTAHELAPQLELTRMGHPYYHSRSGGGEGHLEVAKNIYYSSKDMAHMVLSLKPFGCMPSTQSDGAQAAVTSHFKDIIYLPIETSGEGDINAHSRVQMALGEAKNKSKEEFKQAVESTGYTIDQIREFVARPENRDLRRPLLHIPHNKGVIGKASNFVIYVGRKMKVAGV from the coding sequence ATGAAAGAAGCCGGCCTGACTGTCTGCGACGTTCGGCACTTCAAACGGCCGGTTGAGCGTCCATTCACAAGGCAGGAGCGGGGGACGACGACTATCTGGGTTGGCGGCCTGACGATGCGGCACGACAATCTCGTCAAAGCAGGACTTGAAGGACTTGGTTACAAGGTCGACCTGATTCCGACTCCGCGCAAGGCTGATTTTCAGGCGGGCAAGGAATACGGCAACAACGGTCAATGCAACCCGACCTACTTCACCGTCGGCGCGCTCGTTAATCACCTCAAGCGAATGCGGGACGACCAGCACATTTCGGTTGAGGACATACTCAACGACCACGTTTTCATTACGGCCGGCGCGTGTGGCCCTTGTCGCTTCGGCATGTACGAGGCGGAGTATCGCCTTGCGCTGCGCAATAGCGGTTTCGACGGATTTCGCGTCTTGCTCTTCCAGCAACAGGGCGGTTTGAATCAGGACACGGTCGAGGCCGGCCTGGATTTCAATCTTAATTTCTTCCTCTCGCTGCTCAACGCCGTCTTCATGGGAGACATTCTCAATGAAGTGGCGTATCAGATTCGTCCCTATGAAATCGTTTCGGGCCAGACGAATCGCGTCTTCGAGCGGTGCGTCGCGCTGTGCCAGGAAGCACTCCGCAAGAAGAACTACGACGAGATAAACGGAGGCGCTCTGGCGGCGATTTTGTCCAAAATGGTTCCCGCAGTGAAAGACGGCGAGGACGCCGGCAAGTTCCTCGATCAGCTCAAGGGCACATACTATGCGGAGGTTTTTGAGCAGTGCCGCAAAATGATCAACGAGGAGATCGAGGTCGACTTCACCCGCAATCGGCCGATCGTGAAGATCACCGGCGAGTTCTGGGCGCAGACCACCGAAGGCGACGGCAATTTCAACATGTTCCCGTTTCTGGAGGAACAGGGAGCCGAGGTCCTCGTCGAGCCGGTCGCGACCTGGATCTGCTACATGCTTCATCAGGCTGGGTTGAAGGCGGGCGATCGCAAGGCCATGCGCGAAGATGGCAGCACGATTCCCGCGTGGGCTGTCGGTGAGCGGCTGGCCGCCGAATTCAGTCATCGCAAGAAGCTCTTCACATTGAATCTGGCCGAGAAGATCATCATTCGCGAATACAACCGGTTGCGCGAGGCCGTCGGGGGTACCGCCCATGAATTGGCGCCGCAGCTTGAGTTGACACGCATGGGGCACCCATATTACCACTCACGCTCCGGCGGCGGCGAAGGCCATCTCGAAGTCGCGAAGAACATCTACTATTCCTCGAAGGACATGGCCCACATGGTCCTCTCGCTCAAGCCCTTCGGCTGCATGCCTTCGACGCAGTCGGACGGCGCGCAGGCGGCCGTGACATCACACTTCAAGGACATCATCTATCTGCCGATCGAGACCAGCGGCGAAGGCGACATCAACGCCCACTCGCGCGTGCAGATGGCGCTCGGAGAGGCGAAGAACAAGAGCAAAGAGGAATTCAAGCAGGCGGTCGAGTCAACGGGTTACACAATTGACCAGATTCGCGAATTTGTCGCGCGACCGGAGAACCGCGATCTGCGCCGTCCGCTACTGCACATTCCGCACAACAAGGGAGTCATTGGGAAGGCGTCCAACTTTGTGATCTATGTCGGTCGAAAGATGAAGGTGGCCGGGGTGTAG
- a CDS encoding CDC27 family protein translates to MTRHFVGTLAMGVSLLSLSVTAAQQSTSRLEREIEKSRPRAESGDETRRQAQNENAAVNRTPTHPYGDRYLKMPQGYYTIAPDRHRPDNWSPRLRPQFDYGPRALGSRSQEIPSYRYREIQNSGRYRYGYFGASWASDCYGCGSPFCTAGSAELGNAYIQGAYDADHEYMDYIAAERAGRLLDANRLGVSQGIEHFRAGRYERAAIEWLGASERNQGDAASRVHAGHALFAIGRYDEAVKLLARAFELAPYLTESYFDVRTEYRNPIDFPTHLATLKAYVARHPHSASAVTLLAYVTAYTDGPAAASVYIERANRLNPGDFFVQRLLKISRLVTPMPGVVRTAPDQLEPTDAGRMDGADMNEQMPGPAGDNDAEFGPAPSPNNSKPGLSRQLKQPAVRIQKAVARSAHD, encoded by the coding sequence ATGACTCGGCATTTCGTCGGTACGTTGGCGATGGGGGTCAGTCTGCTTTCTCTGAGTGTCACGGCTGCGCAGCAATCGACGTCGCGACTTGAGCGCGAAATTGAAAAATCGCGGCCGCGAGCCGAATCCGGCGATGAGACACGCCGTCAAGCCCAGAACGAAAACGCCGCCGTCAATCGAACTCCGACGCATCCTTACGGTGATCGATACCTCAAAATGCCTCAAGGCTATTACACGATCGCTCCCGATCGACACCGTCCCGACAATTGGAGCCCCCGTCTTCGTCCCCAGTTTGACTACGGCCCGCGCGCCCTTGGATCGCGCTCGCAAGAAATACCCAGCTACCGCTATCGGGAAATTCAGAACAGCGGCCGTTACCGCTATGGTTATTTTGGAGCATCGTGGGCAAGCGATTGCTATGGCTGCGGCAGCCCATTTTGCACGGCAGGGTCGGCTGAACTTGGAAACGCCTACATTCAAGGCGCATACGACGCGGACCACGAATACATGGACTACATCGCGGCCGAGCGCGCCGGGCGACTCCTGGACGCCAATCGGCTGGGTGTGAGCCAAGGCATTGAGCATTTTCGTGCGGGGCGCTACGAGCGGGCTGCGATCGAGTGGCTTGGCGCCTCGGAGCGAAACCAAGGCGATGCCGCATCGCGCGTCCACGCGGGACACGCGTTGTTTGCGATCGGCCGATATGATGAGGCGGTGAAGCTGCTAGCACGGGCATTCGAGCTCGCGCCGTATCTGACCGAGTCCTATTTCGACGTCCGCACGGAATATCGCAATCCCATTGATTTTCCCACTCACCTGGCGACTTTGAAGGCCTATGTGGCAAGGCACCCGCACAGTGCATCAGCGGTGACACTCCTTGCCTACGTGACGGCTTACACCGATGGCCCGGCCGCGGCATCGGTTTATATTGAGCGTGCGAACAGATTGAATCCGGGTGACTTCTTCGTGCAGCGCCTTCTTAAGATATCACGGTTGGTGACGCCGATGCCCGGTGTCGTGCGCACAGCCCCCGATCAACTCGAGCCAACGGATGCTGGGAGAATGGACGGCGCCGACATGAACGAGCAGATGCCGGGGCCGGCTGGTGACAACGATGCTGAATTCGGGCCCGCACCGAGCCCGAATAATTCGAAGCCCGGGCTTTCCCGACAACTCAAGCAGCCGGCCGTGAGGATCCAGAAGGCCGTGGCCCGATCGGCTCACGACTAG
- the pckA gene encoding phosphoenolpyruvate carboxykinase (ATP) has product MKNVHGIELHGLQPTGHVYWNDSVAALVERSVNRHESRLTATGALCALTGKRTGRSPNDKFIVKDAATEKKVAWGKVNQPLDFASFDKLHKLMTDHMSLRDLFVVDALVGADEHYGLPLRVVTTKAWHALFARQLFRRPTAEQMAKTQPEFVVLGAPDCLSDPKTHGTSSEAFIAADFSRKIILIGGSHYAGEIKKSLFTVMNYLLPEKGVFPMHCSANVGSKGDVALFFGLSGTGKTTLSADPARRLIGDDEHGWSDRGVFNFEGGCYAKCIRLSEQREPQIYRAIRFGSVLENVDVDSVTRTANYDSDRYTENTRAAYPVEFIDNAILEGRADSHPTAVIFLTCDAFGVLPPISRLSPEQAMFHFLSGYTAKLAGTEAGVGSEPQATFSTCFGAPFLPLDPMVYARLLADKIKRHDSRCYLINTGWCGGPFGVGKRIDLPSTRAMVTAALNGDLKDVETTPDPVFGLHVPSKVTGVSPELLQPRKTWPNAAAYDAKAKELAALFANNFEKFPNATADVKAAGPK; this is encoded by the coding sequence ATCAAGAACGTACACGGTATCGAGCTTCACGGGCTTCAGCCAACCGGCCACGTCTACTGGAACGATTCGGTAGCAGCGCTGGTCGAGCGGTCAGTGAATCGTCACGAATCCCGATTGACGGCAACCGGAGCGTTGTGCGCGCTGACAGGCAAGCGGACCGGTCGTTCTCCGAACGACAAGTTCATTGTGAAAGACGCCGCCACTGAGAAGAAGGTCGCCTGGGGCAAAGTCAATCAGCCACTGGACTTCGCGTCCTTTGACAAACTGCACAAGCTGATGACCGATCACATGTCTCTCCGCGACTTGTTCGTGGTCGATGCGCTCGTGGGCGCGGATGAGCATTATGGGCTGCCTCTGCGAGTTGTGACCACCAAGGCGTGGCACGCCCTGTTCGCGCGACAACTGTTCCGGCGGCCGACAGCCGAGCAGATGGCGAAGACGCAGCCGGAGTTTGTCGTGCTCGGCGCACCGGATTGCCTCTCGGATCCGAAGACACACGGCACCAGCAGCGAGGCCTTCATTGCCGCCGATTTTTCGCGAAAGATCATCCTGATCGGCGGCTCACACTACGCCGGTGAGATCAAGAAATCGCTCTTCACGGTGATGAATTATCTGCTTCCGGAAAAGGGCGTCTTCCCGATGCACTGTTCCGCGAATGTCGGATCGAAGGGCGATGTGGCCTTGTTCTTTGGCTTGTCCGGCACCGGAAAGACGACGCTGAGCGCCGACCCGGCGCGTCGCCTCATTGGAGACGACGAACACGGCTGGTCAGATCGCGGCGTGTTCAACTTTGAGGGAGGCTGCTACGCCAAGTGCATCCGGCTTTCGGAGCAGCGCGAGCCACAGATTTATCGCGCCATTCGATTTGGTTCCGTCCTTGAAAACGTGGACGTGGATTCCGTCACCCGCACTGCAAACTATGACAGCGACCGGTACACCGAGAATACGAGAGCGGCCTATCCGGTTGAGTTCATCGATAATGCCATTCTTGAAGGACGGGCCGATTCGCACCCGACTGCCGTTATCTTCCTGACGTGCGATGCATTCGGCGTGCTTCCGCCGATTTCCCGGCTTTCGCCGGAACAGGCAATGTTCCATTTCCTGAGCGGCTATACCGCGAAGCTTGCGGGGACGGAGGCCGGTGTCGGTAGCGAGCCGCAGGCCACATTCAGCACCTGCTTCGGCGCGCCGTTTCTGCCGCTCGATCCGATGGTTTACGCTCGGTTGCTGGCCGACAAGATCAAGCGGCACGATTCACGCTGCTATCTCATTAATACTGGTTGGTGCGGCGGCCCGTTTGGCGTCGGTAAACGGATCGACCTGCCATCGACCCGCGCGATGGTCACGGCCGCACTCAACGGCGATTTGAAGGATGTGGAAACGACACCGGATCCCGTCTTCGGCCTGCATGTCCCCAGTAAAGTGACGGGTGTTTCCCCGGAATTGCTTCAGCCTCGCAAGACATGGCCGAATGCGGCAGCCTACGATGCCAAGGCAAAAGAACTCGCCGCGCTCTTTGCGAATAATTTTGAAAAATTCCCAAATGCGACGGCGGATGTGAAGGCCGCCGGACCCAAATAG
- a CDS encoding methylmalonyl-CoA mutase, whose amino-acid sequence MEQIVPQTRDIGPNTTISGFPVKTTYGPEDVADVDYDRDLGNPGEFPFTRGVHKEMYRKRLWTMRQFAGFGSARQTNERFKFLLSRGQTGLSTAFDLPTLMGRDADDPLSLGEVGRCGVSVSTLADVETIFDGINLGNVSVSKTINAPAAILMAFYIATADKQGVSRASLRGTCQNDILKEFHAQNEVYFPPAESVGLVLDTIEFCAKEMPQYNPVSVSGYHIRERGSTAGQELAFTLGDGLHYVEESIKRGIDVDDFAPRISFFFNAHNEFFEEIAKFRAARRMWAHFMRDRCGARNERSMWLRFHAQTAGCSLYSKQPYVNLMRVAYQAMAAVLGGCQSLHTNSMDETLCLPTEDAVTLALRTQQVLAYETGVTSVADPLGGSYFIESLTSELEAEGLGYIDHIDQMGGMIAAVEEGYIRREIEDAAYKYGLAVERGDKKLVGVTDFAHEDEPPIELLKIGNDVEQAVVASLKRVKAERSSAAVASALKAITAEARAGRNVMPALIDGAKSYCTVGEMMRALEDALGRYDTGQLG is encoded by the coding sequence ATGGAACAAATCGTGCCGCAGACACGAGACATCGGACCCAATACGACGATTTCCGGCTTTCCCGTCAAAACGACCTACGGCCCGGAGGACGTGGCTGACGTCGATTACGACCGCGATCTGGGAAATCCCGGCGAGTTCCCGTTCACACGCGGCGTCCACAAGGAGATGTACCGCAAGCGGCTGTGGACAATGCGACAGTTTGCTGGTTTCGGATCCGCCCGGCAGACCAATGAGCGGTTTAAGTTCCTTCTCTCTCGTGGGCAGACAGGCCTGTCGACCGCGTTTGATCTGCCCACGCTCATGGGGCGGGACGCGGATGATCCGCTCTCGCTCGGGGAGGTCGGGCGATGCGGCGTCTCTGTGTCCACGCTGGCGGACGTCGAGACGATCTTCGACGGGATCAATCTCGGCAATGTGAGCGTTTCCAAGACGATTAACGCGCCGGCTGCCATCCTCATGGCATTTTACATCGCCACGGCCGACAAGCAGGGTGTGTCGCGCGCGAGTCTTCGCGGCACCTGCCAGAACGACATCCTTAAGGAATTTCACGCCCAGAATGAAGTCTACTTTCCGCCGGCGGAGAGCGTCGGCCTCGTCCTTGATACCATCGAGTTCTGCGCCAAAGAAATGCCGCAATACAACCCGGTCTCCGTCAGCGGCTATCACATTCGCGAGCGAGGCAGCACCGCGGGCCAGGAGCTGGCGTTTACGCTTGGCGACGGCCTGCACTACGTCGAGGAGAGCATCAAGCGCGGCATTGATGTGGATGATTTTGCCCCGCGAATCAGCTTCTTCTTCAACGCGCACAACGAGTTTTTCGAAGAAATCGCGAAGTTTCGCGCGGCCCGGCGAATGTGGGCGCACTTCATGCGAGATCGATGCGGCGCCAGGAACGAGCGATCAATGTGGTTGCGATTTCACGCTCAAACCGCCGGCTGCAGCCTGTACTCGAAACAGCCCTATGTGAATCTCATGCGCGTCGCTTATCAGGCGATGGCGGCGGTGCTTGGAGGCTGTCAGTCTCTTCACACCAACAGCATGGATGAGACGCTTTGCCTTCCGACCGAAGATGCCGTCACGCTGGCATTGCGGACGCAGCAGGTCCTGGCGTATGAGACCGGCGTCACGAGTGTGGCGGATCCGCTCGGCGGCAGCTATTTTATCGAGTCGCTTACAAGCGAACTGGAGGCTGAGGGACTCGGCTACATTGATCATATCGATCAGATGGGCGGGATGATCGCTGCCGTCGAGGAAGGTTACATCCGCCGCGAAATCGAGGATGCCGCTTACAAATACGGTCTTGCGGTCGAGCGAGGCGACAAGAAGCTGGTCGGCGTCACAGACTTCGCCCATGAAGACGAACCACCGATTGAGCTACTGAAAATCGGTAACGATGTCGAGCAGGCGGTCGTCGCGAGTCTGAAGCGTGTCAAGGCCGAGCGTTCGTCCGCCGCGGTCGCATCTGCGTTGAAGGCGATCACCGCCGAGGCCCGGGCCGGGCGAAATGTCATGCCCGCCCTGATTGACGGCGCAAAGTCCTATTGCACCGTCGGGGAGATGATGCGGGCCTTGGAAGATGCGCTGGGTCGATACGACACCGGGCAGTTGGGCTGA
- a CDS encoding enoyl-CoA hydratase/isomerase family protein yields MGTTEVLYHQDGPIGRITFSTDDGINLMSTPVMAAMECRLDDIRNNHPEVRVLIFTGAGKTFLAGADIREMDRAPGDAGKAFAQRGQRFMNTLARYEQAVTIAAINGPALGGGCELALACDLRVMAREATIGFPEVKLGLIPGWGGTQRAFALMGPAKARRMIFVGEALPGDVAAEAELVNEVVPGDDLMTVVDAMARRILANGPGAVRLAKRVVCATEQHWLERSMMSEAEAFGEAFISGEGREGLRAFVEKRQPAWE; encoded by the coding sequence ATGGGCACAACGGAAGTTCTGTATCACCAGGACGGGCCGATCGGACGCATCACGTTTTCCACTGACGATGGGATTAATCTGATGTCGACACCCGTCATGGCGGCGATGGAGTGCCGCCTCGACGACATCCGCAACAACCATCCGGAAGTGCGCGTCCTGATCTTCACCGGTGCCGGCAAGACCTTTCTTGCCGGCGCGGATATTCGCGAGATGGACCGGGCGCCAGGCGACGCAGGAAAGGCATTTGCTCAGCGTGGCCAGCGATTCATGAATACCCTCGCGCGGTACGAACAGGCCGTGACGATCGCGGCGATCAACGGCCCGGCGCTCGGCGGAGGCTGTGAACTGGCGCTGGCGTGCGATCTTCGCGTGATGGCTCGCGAGGCGACCATCGGCTTTCCCGAGGTGAAGCTCGGGCTGATCCCGGGATGGGGAGGCACACAGCGCGCATTCGCGCTCATGGGGCCCGCCAAAGCGAGACGAATGATTTTCGTCGGCGAGGCGCTGCCGGGCGATGTGGCGGCGGAGGCCGAACTCGTGAACGAGGTCGTCCCCGGCGACGACTTGATGACCGTGGTGGATGCCATGGCCAGACGAATTCTTGCAAACGGTCCCGGCGCGGTACGGCTCGCGAAACGCGTCGTGTGCGCAACAGAACAGCATTGGCTCGAACGCAGCATGATGAGTGAAGCGGAGGCGTTCGGAGAGGCGTTCATCAGCGGTGAAGGGCGGGAGGGTCTGCGGGCCTTTGTCGAGAAGCGACAACCGGCGTGGGAATGA
- a CDS encoding 3-hydroxybutyryl-CoA dehydrogenase (converts (S)-3-hydroxybutanoyl-CoA to 3-acetoacetyl-CoA) translates to MKIDAAFIIGSGTMGRGIAQVAATAGLTTWVYDARAEQLAGAKADIEKSLSKLVEKGKLDADKASAARSNLKMCAKLDEADWPKVGIVIEAIYESYDAKVALYQDVQSRLQPDAILASNTSSISITKLAAATNRANRFIGMHFFNPVPLMSLVEVIRGIQTDDATIEAVESLAKRMGKNPLRCNDMPGFVSNRVLMPMINEAAFALMEGVADAVNIDEIMKQGCNFPMGPLTLADFIGVDVCLNILEVLHRDLGDPKFRPCPLLRKLVDAGRCGRKSGWGFHKYTA, encoded by the coding sequence ATGAAAATCGACGCAGCCTTTATCATCGGCTCAGGCACAATGGGTCGTGGCATCGCGCAGGTGGCGGCGACGGCCGGATTGACGACGTGGGTTTACGACGCCCGGGCGGAGCAGTTGGCCGGCGCGAAGGCGGATATCGAAAAAAGTCTCTCCAAGCTCGTGGAGAAGGGGAAGCTCGATGCGGACAAAGCGAGCGCCGCACGCTCCAACCTCAAAATGTGCGCGAAGCTGGACGAAGCGGACTGGCCAAAGGTCGGCATCGTGATCGAGGCCATCTATGAGAGCTACGATGCGAAGGTCGCGCTGTATCAGGATGTGCAGTCGAGATTGCAGCCTGATGCAATTCTTGCGAGCAATACGAGCAGCATCAGCATCACAAAGCTCGCGGCTGCCACGAATCGCGCGAACAGGTTCATCGGCATGCACTTCTTCAATCCTGTTCCGCTGATGTCGCTGGTCGAGGTGATTCGGGGCATCCAGACGGACGACGCGACCATTGAGGCCGTGGAATCCCTGGCGAAGCGGATGGGAAAGAACCCGTTGCGATGCAACGATATGCCGGGCTTCGTGAGCAATCGCGTCCTGATGCCGATGATCAACGAAGCGGCGTTCGCACTGATGGAAGGCGTCGCGGATGCAGTAAACATCGATGAGATCATGAAGCAGGGGTGTAACTTTCCGATGGGTCCCCTCACGCTCGCGGATTTCATTGGAGTGGATGTCTGTCTCAATATCCTTGAAGTGCTTCATCGAGACCTGGGCGATCCTAAGTTCCGCCCGTGTCCGCTGCTTCGGAAGCTCGTGGATGCCGGACGTTGCGGGCGCAAATCGGGATGGGGCTTCCACAAGTACACCGCATGA